aagaaaactaaccactttgactttgctatttctcctttttatttaacgaatctcgattatgggacaggatacgttctgttcgatttatggatcgattgcgacagaacgcgtgaacagtttcgcagcgagaggcttaggctaaggggtttagagtcaatacttagaatatattatgtgttgttgtgtgttgttttacgtcgaaactaggggcctatttatagggaagagtttgtggaaaaatagaattgcagagttctaatccgcaaagagttaggaaaagaaacgtacccaggtattttcagcgcccaggcctgggcgccgaagatttcggcgcccagagccaggcgttgaaaatagggtctgggcagttttttgtttagtcatattcggattctaaaatccgtagagtttgagattaatttgagtcttttagcgcgtatcaatttgtgacggaatgcgtctgggcccgttacgaactctaggctcgttaggatttaaattaatacgtaactcttatttccgaatcctattaggaataggattctcgcagttttctatctcatttaggatttatgttggaatgcaacacctaattctgacaggtttctatcttttatgatttgccacttttagaagctaccttttacggcagttactttttttagcaggtttccataaatagcaagtttcgggtgaaatgaaatggggaatcgagattcgtttattttataggagatgcgttgtcaagtggagtttttatgctttcatcatcgaacctttcccttgcgggaatggggacaaaagtaggcgtctacagttagcccccactttgactgagtcttggagtaagacgatggtcaaagtattagacggagtgcgtcacacaagccatggtatatgtgacatgttttgcgagggtctcacgagcccccgagtgataacatttgacttaagggtcatcacttgaagtgtcgacatatccctcacgtgtctttgggatttgtcaactgatagtatagaaacttcctcactttgtcattggaaggatctaaagacgcgtagaaactccctcactttgtcattgggagtaactacagatgttttcgaaattaaagctgtaaagtgtaattgggcctggccaagcccaatcacgaggtaaaacgttttttaaagattctcattttcagggttagctaaacgagaaagcccccttgtttttataggatgtaaaacgaaggaaaatccaacaaaccaatcctttaatttttggaaaaagggaaaaccaataaaagttatcgctgcagcaactaaggacctgcgctgttagtgacgtagaccccgcccgctgaaggtgggcgagcctgtcctctgagggtggaccccccgtccgatagaagtggacgaatccgtttgatgtttttgaaaataaggacctacgcggtttgtgatgtagaccccgcccgctgaaggtggcgaaccttatccgctgagggtggacaccccgtccgatagaagtggacgaatctgtttgatgtttttgaaaataaagacctacgcggtttgtgacgtagaccccgcccgctgaaggtggcgaaccttgtccgctgagggtggacaccccgtccaatagaagtggacgaatctgtttgatgtttttgaaaatatggacctacgcggtttgtgacgtagaccccgcccgctgaaggtggcgaaccttgtccgctgagggtggacaccccgtccgatagaagtggacgaatctgttttgaaatttaatgTAAtacctctattacaaatacactctttaactcgagttcttCTCAAACACGAGTTCCTCACAGCAATCCCCGttgattactgtgctcctctttctcactctttctctctctgacttaactctaagccactcaaggatcactcaacccttaaccccaaaatacaatttttataataaattctagtacgtaataaagcttatacGCAATAAGAAACTCAAGGAACACACTTTTGTAAGCCGACTTTTTTAAAACGCTTAAGCTCTTTTTGGAATATTATTTTCAgaaatcagttgtgtttgtaatagtgaaaactcttctcctttaatAGAGGAGTTTTACATAGGATTAGTTACCAATGTTTCCCTCAACTCCCACTAATTTTTACTGCTCAGTAACTTAGGcttagttggagagaaacaagggagagaatcctatgtttatttttattaaaataattttatttattttccaaagATTTTCTAATTAAAATACTTTATATGAGGATCTCGTCTCAGGAACTCGCCTTAGGATTTTGCCCTCCGAAACTTGTCGAATGATTATTTTTTCAAATTAATGTCTGATATTGATCAACTGACTTGCGTATATTCCactttgcttagtttatccaactcagaaTCTCCCTAACTTAGCACTGTCCATCAAAGGATCTCGGGACCTAAATAGCAACGTAACTTAATCAATAGTCAGGAGTTtactttgtcatcatcaaaactttagggtcaataATATTCCctcctttttggtgatgacaacaaaagCAAACCTTCACTAAACATAGTTATAACCATTCAACATAAAATaagttattaaaaataaaattaattaataaaataacctTATAAATTTTTAACTTACATTGAGAAGAGAGTAGTAAAACATGGACTTATGTGATCATTTGAAAGTgtttgcattcatttccccCTGGTGGGATTTACAAAATGTAGGAAAACACAAGACTAATATATACCATTTATAGCCCCCTCCGATCAACGGATAAGTGTCAACGTACTCAAGTTGAATAAAAGACAAAAGATTAAACAAACCAAGTTTTAGAGATACAATTTTTAGAAGTTCCACTTAAATAGaagaaataaaaagaataaCGTTTCCCAACAAAGGGTTACataccaaaagaaaaagaaaaagttcCATCAAATAAAAAGCATAATGTAACACAATGGATAGGATCTGGTAAGAGAGGTAGGGGAAGAAGCAAGTTTAGGTTCTTCAACAAGATCCTCAAGCCTTGTGACTGTCATGTAGGGGATGTGGAAGACTTGAACCCATATTCTGAACCACAGACACTAAAGCACCCACTTGTTCCTGTAGTTGAAGCACCCTAGCATTTATAGTTTCTTAAATAAGTACCATACGATCCATATCTTTCCTTAACTGTACCACCCGTTCCTTGAGTCCCTCATTGGTGTGATCCTTTGATCCCAAGGAACTCGAGGAACCAAAAGCTGCAAATCCACCAAAACCTGTAAAGTTTGAAGAAACTGTTTGAGGGGGAGGAACTGGGACTAACCATGGTGGAGGAACTGGGATATCCACCTTAGGGGTAGGAACTGGGGGTGAGATCCTCTCAAGCATATCATGTTCCATTTCCTCCTTCAATTCCCAATTACTACTACTTCTTCCAATTATTCTTCCTCTTCATCATCCTCATTATCACAAGATATATCAACAAAAGACGGAGGACGGATCACATTAGGATCCCTAATGACTATGCTAATGCTCATTGGTTTTCCTTTAGGAACACCCTTAGGAACACCTTTAGGAGACCCCTTAGAAACTACCCTTTTAACCTTTACTACCACCACTAATTTTTTCTTCTTAACAACTTCTTCTTCCTTCTCACTTTGTTCCTCTTCCTTATCACCCGAGGGCCAGCATAATTTCCCATTCACCACTTGTAATTTGATTCTCTTCAATAAATCACGTTGAACAATTTTCTCACTTTTGAGAGGCAATTCTCCATAATCACGCAAATCCACAAAAAAACTCTGAAATACCAAGGTCAACAGAGAAGCATTGCCAACTCTATAATCGGAAGGAACACAATGGTATAGCTGTTTGATAATTAATGTAGGGAAATTTATTGGAATTTTGTGTTTAAGACAATACATTAGGAAAACATCATAGAAGGTTCTCTTTTGTGTTCGAGGAACAATCTCTCTCCTAACAagattaaataatattttttgaaTAGGGAGTGGGAATTGGTTTTGGTTAGTCAATGAATTTGTGAAAGGTCACCACCAATGGCCTCTACAAGTCGCTCATTAGTGACGACACCAATTATAATTTTGGTTGTCTTCCCCTTAACATACAAATCATAACCTGCATTTAGCACACCCAAAAACTTCGCAATATAATCGGCATTAAAATCAAACGAAGTTCCATTGACAATACTATAGCACACACCATTAACACACCTAAAGTTTGCACGAAATTCATTCATAGCCTCTGGAATAATTGGAGTTCTAGAATGGACACAAAATAGGCTTACCCAATTTTGATGGGTTAGAATTTCCATGAGTTCCTCAAAATCGTTTCTCTGACACCATGTCTGATTAATAGCAAACCCTTTTACCAAATTTGCATCCTGATCCGAGAGGACCTGTGTTGGGGAAACATCCCCCTTAGATCGACCACCACCTTCGACCACGGTGACCTCTCACCCAACTGTTCTCAAAACCGGCGCCCCAACCACTGTGGTCGAAGGTGGTAGTCGATCTAAGGGGGAAGTTTCCCCAACTAAGGTCCTCTCGGGTCAGGATGCAAATTTGGCTAAAGGGTTTGCTATTAATCAAATATGGTGTGAGGCAAACGATTTTGAGGAACTCATAGAAATTCTAACCCATCAAAACCGGTAAGCCTATTTTGTGTCCATTCTAGAACTCCAATTATTCAAGaagctatgaatgaattttgtGCAAACTTTAGGTGTGTTGATGGTGTGTGCTATAGTAGTGTCAATGAAACTTCGTTTGATTTTAATGTCGATTATATTGCGAAGTTGTTGGGTGTGCCAAATGCAGGTTATGATTTGTATGTTAAGGGGAAGACAACCAAAATTAAAATTGATGTGGTCACTAATGAACGACTTATGTAGGCCATTGGTGGTGACCTTTCACAAAGTTCATTGACTAACCAAGACCAATTCCCACTCCCTATTCAAAAGATGCTATTTAATCTTGTAGGAGAGGGATTGTTCCTCGAACACAAGAGAACCTTGACAAACCTCTATGATGCTTTTCTAATGTATTGTCTTGAACACAAAATTCCAATAAATTTTCCTACTTTAAGGATCAAACACCTATCCCATTGTGTTCTTTCCGATTATAAAGTTGGCTATGCGTATCTAGAATTGCCtctaaaaaatgagcaaattgttCAACGTGATTTATTGAAGTGAATGAAATTAGAAGTGGTCCTCGGGTGACGAGGAAGAGGAACAAAGTGAGAAGAAAGTAGAAGTTGTACTGTTCCTAAAGGAAAACGAATGAGCATTAGGATAGCTATTAGGGATCCTAAGGTGATCCGTCCCCCGCCTTTTGTTGATATATCTTGTGATAATGAGGATGATAAATAGGAAAAAGAATTGGAGGAAACAGTAGTAATTGGGTAGGAGGAAATGGAACATCCTATGCTTGAGAGGATCACACCCCCAGTTCCTACACCTAAGGTGGATATCCCAATTCCTCCACCACAGTTAGTCCTAGTTCCTCCCCCTCAAACAGTTTCTTCAGGCTTTACTGGTTTTGGTCAGGGGCGGATTTAAGCCTGGCCTGCCTGGGCCAGGCCCCCCCAAACATAAAAATCAAAGTTAGGCTTTTCTATTGGGCCCCCCTGAAATATTTACACAATTCAGCCGGATGTTATCCTGCatacttataaaaaaaaaaggacaaaATATATTATACAATTCATCAATCCTCTTGGATTTCTTATTCAGGGAATCACGTGGGTTTGTGTTTTGATTGGTGTATGTCACTATGTCAGACAAGAAGAGTAgaatactacggagtacttttTACTTTTTCATCTCTTCCCCAAACTAGAAAAGTAAAAATTCTAtaacatttaaattttttaaattgctGAAAATTTGCTTCCCATAGACCAAGAAAGAAGAAGCTCGAAGAACCAAGAAGGAGAAGAATTAAAGAATCATTGTTTCACAAAATTCCAAATTCTCAATTGGGGGTATTCTTTAATCCTTATTTCCTCTCTCAGTATATGTCTATATTCTGAGTTTTATTTGATTATTTGAACAATTAGGAATTAGGGTgtgaattttttaatttaaataattatatcTATTATGTTGTTGGCTTGTTGTGCattcttaatttattttgtaGATTTCTcctaattaatgaattaatgcAATTGATAATTTATGTAATTGTTGATTTGTTTCCCTCTGAAACTGTTCGAATTTCACTTAAAAATGAAAGAAAAGCACCATTGTTTTGGACTTTGCGGATTTTGGCTTCCAGCCTTCCACTAATCCACTATGCCTTGTTGGCATAAAAATGTACAATTGCAAATTAACAAGCAATTTGACATTATTAATTATTGTAATTTGATTATACTACAATTGCTCAATTATTTATAGTTTTGTGCTACAGTTGCAATTTGACCTTCTACTACAATTGTAATTTGACTATACTTTAAGCAATTGTAAAATCCACCATTGCCAACTAGCAAAGTAGCAAGAAGCAATAGTAGAACTGGATTTGTAATTTGACTACATTATTTGGACTTTTTGGGATTCGGGAGTAACCAGAGTAAGTACATTGTACATATATATACTACATATTTTGGCAGTCGTTTATTcatgaatcaattagttaattagAGATAGAGAAAACAGTTAGATACCCTAAGTTATCTAAATAATTTTGgcatttgtttgttttaatgatTAAAGAGTAATGTTCTATGTATTTTCATTGATTAAAACATGTATGTTCAACCTTTCAGGTGGTTTTTGGTGATAAAAGTAGTCAATTATgggcaaacaaaaacatattacGTCGTTTTTTAATAAACGAAAAGACCCAGAGAAAGATACACCTACATCTACTGGAGAAGAAGGGCCTTCTTACATTCAAAGAACGAATGATGGAATTCCGTCCACTGAGGATGGTATAACACAAGAAGAAGTTCCTGCAACGCATAATATCAATATTGTGGATATTGGTATCAATTCTCTAGAACGTGATCCGGGATTAAGTCCACCAATGTGGGTTTATCCAGTTGGAAAACGAGATGAAATACGAAGAGCTTATAAGATTTTGAAGGTCTATCAACCTCGCTTGAAAAGATACCCATTGTCGGGGCAAATACAACATCGTCGTAGTTTTCAATGTGCTTGGTTTGATACGTTTCCTGACTGGTTAGAGTACTCACCTTCAAAGGATGCTGCATTTTGTCTACCGTGCTATTTATATTATGAAATACCTAATTCCCGAATGGAAACCTTTACAGTAAGTGGTTTCAAAAATTGGAAAAGGGTGAATAACGGAAAAGATTGTGCTTTTCTTACTCACATTGGAAAAGGTCCTTGCTCATCACATAAAAATGCAGTTCAATCTTTTAAAGGGATTCGGAAACAAAAGGGACATATTCGCAATGTTTTGAACAAGCAAAGTGAAGCACTAATCAAGCAGAATAGACTACGTCTTAAGGCCTGAATTGATGTGATTCGTTTATTAACTCTTTAAGCTTGTCCTTTGAGAGGCCATGATGAGTCTATCCATTCAGATAATCAAGGAAACTTTCTTGAGTACAGGAAATTTTTTGCCTTGTACAATAAAGATGTTGCCAAGGAAATAAGGCAAGCTCCATATAATGCTAAATACATAGCTCCTTCAATTCAAAAAGAGATTCTTCATATTATATCTTGTAAGGTTCGTAATTACATCAGAGAAGAAATTGGAGACTCAAAATTTTGTATCATTGTTGATGAGGCTCGAGATGAATCAAAGAGAGAGCAAATGGGTCTTGTTTTGAGATTTGTTGATAAACACGGGTCAATTATGGAGCTCTTCTTTGACCTTGTACATGTTTCAGATACTACAGCGGTAACCCTCAAAGGTGAGTTATGCACTGTTCTTGCTCGAAATAATTTAGCAATTGAAAATATACGTGGGCAGGGTTATGATGGTGCTAGTAATATGAGAGGTGAATGGAATGGGTTACAGACATTATTTCTTTCTGATTGTCCATATGCTTATTATGTGCACTGTTTTGCACATCGCTTACAACTTGCGTTGGTTGCTGCCTCTAGAGATGTCAGTCATGTTCATCAATTTTTTTCTCACTTGAGTTTCATTGTCAATGTCATATGTGCATCTCCTAAACGACAAGATGAATTGCAAACAACAAAGGCAATTGAAACAGAGTTCTTGTTATCTATTGGTGAGCTGGAGACCGGCAGAGGAGCTAATCAAAAGGGTACTTTGAAACGTGCTGGTGATACACGTTGGGGTTCACACATTTACTCTATTCGTAGTTTGATTAAAATGTATGATGCAATAGTGTCTGTTTTGGAAAAAATTAAGGTTGATAAGTCTTGCAATTATCATTAGCGTGGGGATGCTGATGGTGCTTTGGATTTATTGATTTCATATGACTTCGTATTTATTGCACATATGATGGAGAGTATCTTAGGAACTGCTGATGTCCTTTCTCAGGCTTTGCAACAAAAAAATCAAGATATTGTTAATGCCGTAAAGTTAGTATCTACTACTAAATCACTCCTTCAAAAGATGAGGGAAGATGGTTGGAGTAATCTTGTGGAGAAAGTTGGATCTTTTTGTGAACAACATAATATTTTGATACCTGATATGA
This Spinacia oleracea cultivar Varoflay chromosome 6, BTI_SOV_V1, whole genome shotgun sequence DNA region includes the following protein-coding sequences:
- the LOC110801801 gene encoding uncharacterized protein, yielding MGKQKHITSFFNKRKDPEKDTPTSTGEEGPSYIQRTNDGIPSTEDGITQEEVPATHNINIVDIGINSLERDPGLSPPMWVYPVGKRDEIRRAYKILKVYQPRLKRYPLSGQIQHRRSFQCAWFDTFPDWLEYSPSKDAAFCLPCYLYYEIPNSRMETFTVSGFKNWKRVNNGKDCAFLTHIGKACPLRGHDESIHSDNQGNFLEYRKFFALYNKDVAKEIRQAPYNAKYIAPSIQKEILHIISCKVRNYIREEIGDSKFCIIVDEARDESKREQMGLVLRFVDKHGSIMELFFDLVHVSDTTAVTLKGELCTVLARNNLAIENIRGQGYDGASNMRGEWNGLQTLFLSDCPYAYYVHCFAHRLQLALVAASRDVSHVHQFFSHLSFIVNVICASPKRQDELQTTKAIETEFLLSIGELETGRGANQKGTLKRAGDTRWGSHIYSIRSLIKMYDAIVSVLEKIKVDKSCNYH